One part of the Desulfonema ishimotonii genome encodes these proteins:
- a CDS encoding FAD-dependent oxidoreductase, which yields MFSKKKRLLGDNPPLKSTYDAVIIGGGLHGLATAYFLATRHGMTNVAVIEKRFIGFGAAGRNTAIVRANQRTQENLPLYKEALDLWPVLTKELDFNLMFYNCGNLNLAHSEAAVKAMRLQVASAQFHGIESHLVDPQQCKELVPALDITDKPRYPIYGGMYHPPGGIVRHDAVVWGLAKGAAKRGVHIHQGTAVTGINVENGKVASVDTDKGKIHTSRVLNAAGGYSAALSYDFLGIRLPISVLTIQAMVTQPLKPLLHHVVSSGMYHCYANQTLKGEIATGAHMDAWPNYTTQNTAHYIKHQAEALTEFLPCLKGIKFMRCWAGLADMTPDMAPIMDGNDQVEGYYMDCGWGYFGFKSSTVTGKYMAEFMATGEYPEILKPFTLRRFKEHRLMGETAALVSYSADN from the coding sequence ATGTTCAGCAAAAAGAAGCGGCTTTTGGGAGACAACCCGCCACTGAAATCGACCTATGATGCGGTGATCATCGGGGGCGGGCTGCACGGTCTGGCAACAGCCTATTTCCTGGCCACCCGCCACGGAATGACCAATGTGGCGGTGATCGAAAAGCGGTTCATCGGCTTTGGCGCAGCCGGTCGGAACACGGCCATTGTCCGGGCCAACCAGCGGACCCAGGAAAACCTGCCGCTTTATAAGGAGGCCCTGGACCTCTGGCCGGTGCTGACCAAAGAACTGGATTTCAACCTGATGTTCTACAATTGCGGCAACCTCAACCTGGCCCACAGCGAGGCAGCGGTCAAAGCCATGCGGTTGCAGGTGGCCTCTGCCCAGTTTCACGGCATCGAAAGTCACCTGGTGGACCCGCAGCAGTGCAAGGAACTGGTCCCGGCGCTGGACATCACGGACAAACCCCGCTACCCGATTTACGGCGGCATGTACCACCCGCCCGGCGGAATTGTCCGCCACGACGCCGTGGTCTGGGGCCTTGCAAAAGGCGCGGCAAAACGCGGGGTGCATATCCATCAGGGCACTGCGGTGACGGGCATCAACGTGGAAAACGGAAAGGTCGCCTCCGTGGACACGGACAAGGGCAAAATCCATACCTCCCGCGTACTCAACGCGGCAGGCGGCTATTCGGCAGCCCTTTCATATGATTTTCTGGGCATCCGGCTGCCCATCAGCGTGCTGACTATTCAGGCCATGGTCACCCAGCCGCTCAAACCCCTGCTCCACCATGTGGTCTCCTCCGGCATGTACCATTGCTACGCCAACCAGACCCTCAAGGGCGAAATCGCCACGGGCGCGCACATGGACGCCTGGCCCAACTACACCACCCAGAACACAGCCCACTACATCAAGCATCAGGCCGAGGCCCTGACCGAGTTTCTCCCGTGCCTGAAGGGTATTAAATTCATGCGGTGCTGGGCCGGTCTGGCCGACATGACGCCGGACATGGCACCGATCATGGACGGCAACGATCAGGTCGAAGGTTATTATATGGACTGCGGATGGGGCTATTTCGGCTTCAAGTCCTCCACCGTCACCGGCAAATACATGGCCGAGTTCATGGCCACCGGCGAATACCCGGAGATCCTGAAGCCCTTTACCCTGCGGCGGTTTAAGGAGCATCGGCTCATGGGCGAAACAGCGGCCCTGGTCAGCTACAGCGCGGACAACTAG
- a CDS encoding IS630 family transposase, with the protein MIFKHFSCHEKPKSEEYIREQTGIAYCQSAVAKLLKKNGLRRLRPKLIPGKPPSEKEQTDFIEKYEKLRKSAADPESGRVVIFCDAMHFVHQTVPATCWGDPSERPVLKANSGRQRLNIMGGYDPVTCKLIHETDEKNCDSEKAIIFFKKLLRTYPKASMIKVFADNATYFHARNTQEWLEKNPRISLYFLPAYAPNLNLIERLWRFAKGKLIRNTYYEKYKTFRCHVFRLLNNIHNYESELSSLMVEKFQIIRQ; encoded by the coding sequence ATAATATTTAAGCATTTTTCATGCCATGAAAAACCAAAGTCCGAGGAGTATATAAGGGAACAGACCGGGATTGCCTACTGCCAAAGCGCGGTTGCGAAGCTCCTTAAAAAAAACGGACTGAGACGACTCCGTCCGAAGCTGATTCCGGGAAAACCTCCGTCCGAAAAAGAACAAACCGATTTTATTGAAAAATATGAGAAACTCCGCAAATCCGCCGCCGATCCGGAGTCCGGCAGAGTCGTCATTTTCTGCGATGCCATGCACTTCGTTCATCAGACCGTGCCCGCGACATGTTGGGGAGATCCGTCCGAACGACCTGTTTTAAAAGCAAATTCCGGGCGTCAGCGCCTGAATATCATGGGCGGATATGATCCCGTGACCTGTAAGCTGATACATGAGACCGACGAAAAAAACTGTGACTCCGAAAAAGCGATCATTTTTTTCAAAAAACTGCTCAGAACCTATCCGAAAGCCAGTATGATAAAGGTTTTTGCTGATAATGCCACTTATTTTCATGCCCGGAACACACAGGAATGGCTTGAAAAAAATCCCCGGATCAGTTTGTATTTTCTCCCGGCCTATGCTCCGAACCTGAATCTGATCGAACGCCTTTGGCGTTTTGCAAAAGGGAAACTGATCAGAAACACATATTATGAGAAATACAAGACGTTCCGGTGTCATGTTTTTCGTCTTCTGAATAATATACATAATTATGAAAGTGAGTTATCATCTCTTATGGTAGAAAAATTTCAGATAATTCGCCAATAA
- a CDS encoding IS630 family transposase encodes MRKKRSLNIRTHIFMPEETETLKRYRDGQKDYRLKLRFIALLLIAGNTGTEIVAAAVGKDIRTVETWYGKYLTHGPDALNSFQYQPKRCFLSDDQLADMIAWVKKELPSDTKVICHYIREQTGIAYCQSAVAKLLKKNGLRRLRPKLIPGKPPSEKEQTDFIEKYEKLRKSAADPESGRVVIFCDAMHFVHQTVPATCWGDPSERPVLKANSGRQRLNIMGGYDPVTCKLIHETDEKNCDSEKAIIFFKKLLRTYPKASMIKVFADNATYFHARNTQEWLEKNPRISLYFLPAYAPNLNLIERLWRFAKGKLIRNTYYEKYKTFRCHVFRLLNNIHNYESELSSLMVEKFQIIRQ; translated from the coding sequence ATGAGGAAAAAACGCTCTCTGAATATCAGAACCCATATTTTCATGCCGGAAGAAACCGAAACCCTGAAAAGGTACCGTGACGGCCAGAAGGATTACCGCCTGAAACTCCGCTTCATAGCGCTTCTGCTGATCGCCGGCAATACCGGAACCGAAATTGTGGCCGCGGCAGTCGGAAAAGATATCAGAACCGTGGAAACATGGTACGGAAAATATCTTACGCATGGTCCCGATGCCCTGAATTCCTTTCAGTACCAACCGAAACGGTGCTTTCTGTCAGATGATCAGCTCGCAGACATGATCGCATGGGTGAAAAAAGAACTCCCTTCCGATACGAAAGTCATCTGTCATTATATAAGGGAACAGACCGGGATTGCCTACTGCCAAAGCGCGGTTGCGAAGCTCCTTAAAAAAAACGGACTGAGACGACTCCGTCCGAAGCTGATTCCGGGAAAACCTCCGTCCGAAAAAGAACAAACCGATTTTATTGAAAAATATGAGAAACTCCGCAAATCCGCCGCCGATCCGGAGTCCGGCAGAGTCGTCATTTTCTGCGATGCCATGCACTTCGTTCATCAGACCGTGCCCGCGACATGTTGGGGAGATCCGTCCGAACGACCTGTTTTAAAAGCAAATTCCGGGCGTCAGCGCCTGAATATCATGGGCGGATATGATCCCGTGACCTGTAAGCTGATACATGAGACCGACGAAAAAAACTGTGACTCCGAAAAAGCGATCATTTTTTTCAAAAAACTGCTCAGAACCTATCCGAAAGCCAGTATGATAAAGGTTTTTGCTGATAATGCCACTTATTTTCATGCCCGGAACACACAGGAATGGCTTGAAAAAAATCCCCGGATCAGTTTGTATTTTCTCCCGGCCTATGCTCCGAACCTGAATCTGATCGAACGCCTTTGGCGTTTTGCAAAAGGGAAACTGATCAGAAACACATATTATGAGAAATACAAGACGTTCCGGTGTCATGTTTTTCGTCTTCTGAATAATATACATAATTATGAAAGTGAGTTATCATCTCTTATGGTAGAAAAATTTCAGATAATTCGCCAATAA
- a CDS encoding TonB-dependent receptor, translating to MRMRLSYCVVQILLVAVMGVTAFSEEVPPDDKRVGRLDEVVVTARGTDSRISQTPGGVGVIDADVVSEQQPMSLTNATRRIPGVEKSSDSAWGSAINIRGLGRNSVIFLIDGCRVNTATDINAQFGLVNPSDIERIEVLKGPVSALYGSGSIGGVVNVITKKGRFTETPQWHGETALSYTDNPEGVGTYGNLSFNSPDRWAFASGSYRDHDSYEAGDGDAVANSQFRDSHAKAGAGVKWNALNVTELQGQYSEARGVGIPGKGLSLPSGPDVTYTRTSLALLSLTHTFTPEGLSLAESKLSLFYQKIQRQVRIDHFPAAFPLTENRPGADHETWGLKWQNRFDLGTHTLVAGTDIWNWEIGDSGRYKTLKNGLTGEDSSLGDVEQFSGGIFAEDDWQLSERFVLNIGGRADYIEAESNDLYNWTDPPTPSIPISLRREGDTYDDVSWNAHAGLTWNLLPRWSMTFISASSYRAPDLMDRFKYISLGGGIELFGNPDLDPERSLFFEYGLHYNTRNLRFTASAYANYLDDLITEKVISDTVHRMENVDEAEIYGAEFDVEWFFLPGWAAYANVAVTDGEDTTTDEDLPFIPPLNGLVGVRYDHSAGFWGSLELEWAAKQDDVPSGRMESGSWETMNVRAGYRFPMGKTRQEIMVGVDNLFDKEYRNYLSTSRDIELKEPGISFLAAWKMRF from the coding sequence ATGAGAATGCGTTTGAGCTATTGTGTGGTGCAGATTTTACTGGTGGCGGTGATGGGTGTGACCGCTTTTTCAGAAGAGGTGCCCCCGGATGATAAAAGGGTAGGGCGATTGGATGAAGTCGTTGTCACGGCGCGGGGAACGGACAGCCGGATCTCGCAGACGCCGGGGGGCGTGGGCGTCATTGACGCTGACGTCGTATCTGAGCAGCAGCCAATGAGCCTGACCAATGCGACCCGCCGTATTCCGGGGGTGGAGAAATCCTCGGATTCAGCCTGGGGATCGGCGATCAATATCCGGGGGCTGGGCCGGAACAGCGTGATCTTTCTCATTGACGGCTGCCGGGTCAACACGGCCACGGACATCAACGCGCAGTTCGGGCTGGTGAACCCGTCGGATATTGAGCGGATCGAGGTTCTCAAAGGCCCGGTCAGCGCCCTGTACGGCTCCGGCTCCATCGGCGGCGTGGTCAACGTGATCACCAAAAAGGGGCGTTTTACAGAGACCCCGCAATGGCACGGCGAGACCGCCCTGTCCTATACCGACAATCCCGAAGGGGTGGGCACTTACGGCAATCTCTCCTTCAACAGCCCGGACCGCTGGGCATTTGCCTCCGGGAGCTACCGGGACCATGACAGCTATGAGGCCGGTGACGGGGATGCGGTTGCCAATAGCCAGTTCCGGGACAGTCACGCAAAGGCCGGGGCCGGGGTGAAATGGAATGCCCTCAACGTGACCGAGCTTCAGGGGCAGTATTCGGAGGCCAGGGGCGTGGGCATTCCGGGAAAGGGGCTGTCCCTGCCTTCGGGGCCGGATGTGACCTATACGAGAACCAGTCTCGCCCTGCTCAGTCTGACCCACACCTTTACGCCGGAGGGGCTTTCCCTTGCGGAATCCAAACTCAGCCTCTTTTATCAGAAAATTCAGCGGCAGGTCCGCATTGACCATTTTCCGGCGGCCTTTCCGCTGACAGAAAACCGTCCGGGCGCGGATCACGAAACCTGGGGGCTGAAGTGGCAGAACCGGTTTGATCTGGGCACGCATACCCTGGTGGCGGGAACCGATATCTGGAACTGGGAGATCGGGGATTCCGGGCGATACAAGACGCTGAAAAACGGTCTGACGGGCGAGGACAGCTCCCTGGGGGATGTGGAGCAGTTTTCCGGCGGGATTTTCGCGGAAGATGACTGGCAGCTCAGCGAGCGGTTTGTGCTGAATATCGGCGGGCGGGCCGATTATATTGAGGCCGAGAGCAATGACCTGTACAACTGGACTGATCCGCCCACGCCCTCAATTCCGATTTCCCTCAGGCGGGAGGGGGATACCTATGACGATGTGAGCTGGAACGCCCACGCCGGGCTGACCTGGAATCTCCTGCCCAGATGGTCCATGACTTTTATCTCCGCGTCCAGCTACCGTGCGCCCGATCTGATGGACCGGTTCAAGTATATCAGCCTGGGCGGCGGGATTGAGCTGTTCGGCAACCCGGACCTGGACCCGGAGCGTTCCCTCTTTTTTGAGTACGGCCTTCACTACAACACCCGGAACCTGCGGTTTACCGCCAGCGCCTATGCCAATTATCTGGATGATCTCATCACCGAGAAGGTGATCAGCGACACGGTTCACCGCATGGAGAACGTGGACGAGGCTGAGATTTACGGGGCCGAGTTTGATGTGGAGTGGTTTTTTCTGCCGGGGTGGGCGGCCTATGCCAATGTGGCGGTTACGGACGGCGAGGATACCACGACGGATGAGGATCTTCCGTTTATTCCGCCCCTCAACGGGCTGGTGGGCGTCCGGTATGATCATTCCGCCGGGTTCTGGGGCAGTCTGGAGCTGGAGTGGGCTGCGAAACAGGACGATGTGCCGTCCGGCCGCATGGAGAGCGGCAGTTGGGAGACGATGAATGTCCGGGCCGGTTACCGGTTTCCAATGGGCAAAACCCGTCAGGAGATCATGGTCGGCGTGGATAATCTGTTTGACAAGGAGTACCGGAATTACCTGTCCACCTCACGGGATATCGAGCTGAAAGAGCCGGGGATCAGCTTTCTGGCTGCGTGGAAGATGCGGTTTTAG
- a CDS encoding ATP-binding cassette domain-containing protein yields the protein MLNVFNLIKTMNGRTVIGNLSFTVRKGERVCLFAPSGAGKSTLIRILSGLDKKFAGRVSVNAERRATVFQEPGLFWYKTVAENIFYPLKLSRIAVDETIRQQYAEWMAVTKLKGFESYYPCEISGGMKQKAAIIRAFLLQPDLILMDEPFKSIDMAAKREIMAHIRSGYPDITLLLVTHHPDEIPLITDKVLLFREPQLSDKSEILEIAADTGLHELAERLFGGV from the coding sequence ATGCTGAACGTTTTCAATCTGATCAAAACAATGAATGGCCGGACGGTCATCGGGAATCTGAGTTTTACGGTCCGAAAGGGGGAGCGGGTCTGCCTGTTTGCCCCTTCCGGGGCCGGTAAATCGACCCTGATCCGTATTTTGTCCGGGCTGGATAAAAAATTCGCAGGCCGCGTCTCCGTCAACGCCGAACGCCGGGCCACCGTATTTCAGGAGCCGGGCCTGTTCTGGTACAAGACCGTGGCCGAGAATATTTTTTATCCCCTGAAACTCAGCCGCATTGCCGTGGATGAAACGATTCGTCAGCAATATGCCGAGTGGATGGCGGTCACAAAGCTGAAGGGATTTGAATCCTATTATCCCTGTGAAATTTCGGGCGGCATGAAGCAGAAGGCCGCTATCATCCGGGCATTTCTGCTTCAGCCGGACCTGATTCTCATGGATGAGCCGTTCAAATCCATCGACATGGCTGCCAAAAGGGAGATCATGGCCCATATCCGGTCGGGCTACCCGGATATCACCCTGCTGCTGGTCACGCATCACCCGGACGAGATCCCGCTGATCACCGACAAGGTGCTGCTCTTCAGAGAACCGCAGCTTTCAGACAAGTCTGAGATCCTTGAGATCGCGGCGGACACCGGCCTACATGAGCTGGCTGAACGGCTTTTCGGGGGCGTCTGA
- a CDS encoding ABC transporter permease — MKIFFKPVRSSLIAFFLFLALWSLLSAFFEPYIVPSPPAVIKNISVLCDAVFRENFRISLGRILAGFCVSFGLGTGIGVLSYTLRISATVETVLVLFQVMPGLILGVIFLLIFGVGSAAPVCLIVTLSTPLIAINTANTLMKKNPFLEGVIRSFNGTFRHILLDLYLPALIPTMKTNTTMGLVMALKIVLLGEFIASENGIGYLLNVSKIYFNMEAVFFYLFVILLLIVGFQIVVNSLFVIFFEKYLYPD; from the coding sequence TTGAAGATTTTTTTTAAACCGGTCCGCAGCAGCCTGATCGCCTTTTTTCTGTTTCTGGCGCTCTGGTCCCTGCTCTCGGCCTTTTTTGAGCCCTATATCGTGCCCTCTCCGCCGGCGGTGATAAAAAATATCAGCGTTCTGTGTGACGCGGTTTTCCGGGAAAATTTCCGGATCTCACTGGGCCGCATTCTGGCGGGGTTCTGCGTCTCTTTCGGGCTGGGCACCGGGATCGGCGTTCTTTCCTATACCCTGAGGATCAGCGCGACGGTGGAGACGGTTCTGGTGCTGTTTCAGGTGATGCCGGGGCTGATTCTGGGGGTGATTTTCCTGCTGATCTTCGGTGTGGGCAGCGCGGCCCCGGTTTGCCTCATCGTCACCCTTTCCACCCCGCTGATCGCCATCAACACCGCCAACACGCTGATGAAAAAGAACCCCTTTCTGGAGGGGGTCATCCGGTCATTCAACGGCACTTTCCGGCATATTCTGCTCGATCTCTACCTGCCCGCCCTGATTCCCACCATGAAAACCAACACCACAATGGGGCTGGTCATGGCCCTGAAAATCGTTCTGCTGGGCGAGTTCATCGCATCCGAGAACGGGATCGGGTATCTCCTCAACGTCTCAAAGATCTATTTCAACATGGAGGCGGTTTTTTTCTACCTCTTCGTCATCCTCCTGCTCATTGTCGGCTTTCAGATCGTTGTGAACAGCCTCTTTGTGATCTTTTTTGAAAAATACCTCTACCCGGACTGA
- a CDS encoding ABC transporter substrate-binding protein, giving the protein MMTMFFRYAALLFGILFFLSPPVRAGNTGPVMMYAPPTPSSVPLILAAETLPDVQVKIFTNHSQAHSLFLKGDVQLLSTGLSVGVRFFRQGVPIKIINSYVSGLTWLVTDRPVKDFRDLKGTTLCLPFAGSPIEEVTQFFVAAEGLAWKRDIPIRYVMFPGAVSMLKQGRIHAAALPEPFVSLLQGRKDLHIALSYRALWEKHTGNPKGYPQVGTFVHRAWAKFHAPVIRQLNAALAQAIRDVAEAPEQAVRRAATYMNFSADILQTALGRTDFHLLQDDDLKREIKNYYQTTGAPSDETFEDFF; this is encoded by the coding sequence ATGATGACAATGTTTTTCAGATACGCCGCACTGCTTTTCGGTATTTTATTTTTTCTCTCACCACCGGTGCGGGCCGGGAACACCGGGCCGGTGATGATGTATGCCCCACCCACGCCGTCGTCGGTTCCGCTGATTCTGGCGGCGGAAACCCTGCCGGACGTGCAGGTGAAAATCTTTACAAACCATTCCCAGGCCCATTCCCTCTTTCTGAAGGGCGATGTCCAGCTATTGTCCACCGGGCTGTCGGTGGGCGTCCGGTTTTTCCGGCAGGGGGTGCCGATTAAAATCATCAATTCCTATGTGTCCGGGCTGACCTGGCTGGTGACGGACCGGCCCGTAAAGGATTTTCGTGACCTGAAGGGGACGACGCTCTGCCTGCCCTTTGCCGGATCGCCCATTGAAGAGGTCACACAATTCTTTGTTGCCGCAGAGGGACTGGCGTGGAAGCGGGACATTCCCATCCGCTATGTCATGTTTCCGGGGGCCGTCAGTATGCTGAAACAGGGGCGGATTCACGCTGCCGCGCTGCCGGAGCCGTTTGTTTCGCTGCTTCAGGGGCGAAAGGATCTTCATATTGCCCTCAGCTACAGGGCGCTGTGGGAAAAGCACACGGGCAATCCGAAGGGCTATCCCCAGGTGGGCACGTTTGTACATCGGGCGTGGGCGAAATTCCATGCCCCCGTGATCCGGCAACTGAACGCGGCCCTGGCGCAGGCCATCCGGGACGTGGCCGAAGCCCCGGAACAGGCTGTGCGGCGGGCGGCAACGTATATGAATTTTTCAGCGGATATCTTGCAGACAGCGCTTGGGCGGACCGATTTTCATCTGTTGCAGGATGACGACCTGAAGCGGGAGATTAAAAATTACTATCAGACCACGGGCGCGCCTTCTGATGAAACATTTGAAGATTTTTTTTAA
- a CDS encoding TM1266 family iron-only hydrogenase system putative regulator has product MTDKGKKRIGVIGIIVENREEAAPHVNRILGEYGEIILGRMGIPNRERGINVISLIIEATTDEVGALTGKLGRLPHVRVRSNLV; this is encoded by the coding sequence ATGACGGATAAAGGAAAAAAACGAATCGGTGTGATCGGTATCATCGTTGAAAACCGGGAAGAGGCCGCCCCCCATGTGAACCGGATTCTGGGGGAATACGGAGAAATTATCCTCGGACGCATGGGGATTCCCAACCGGGAGCGGGGGATTAACGTCATTTCCCTGATTATTGAGGCAACAACCGACGAGGTGGGCGCGCTGACCGGAAAACTGGGGCGGCTGCCCCATGTGCGGGTCAGATCGAATCTGGTGTAG
- a CDS encoding NADH-dependent [FeFe] hydrogenase, group A6 — MIGSINGKKVEFQENETVLSVAKRNGHFIPTLCEMADINHAPGTCRVCLVDMKRKNDPEHHIVTSCTTPMEEGMTILTRTPKVREMQRLQVELLLADHNQDCASCIRHGNCELQDVAQFVGLQQTRYHYPHFYLQRTRDESSPAVVRDMSKCIRCFRCVNVCREIQGVDALVITEKGLGTEISVRDHLPLGESDCVGCGQCILVCPVGALAEKNDIEEVMDYLYDPELVTVFQFAPAIRTAVGEEFGISAGTNVEGQIITALKKLGADVVLDTNFTADLVIMEEGSELLKRVKDSDPLPMFTSCCPAWVSYVEKNYPEMKEHVSTTKSPQQCFGAIAKTYLAEKMDIDAQKMRVVSIMPCTAKKGEAKRPEFTRDGRPEVDVVLTTREFARLMNREGIQLADLEPSDFDNQWMGDYSGAAVIFGTTGGVMEAAIRTVHKVVTGAELAQVEFAAVRGLENIREAEVDLGKGIGPVKLAVAHTLKAAGQLMEAVKSGEADYQFVEVMACPGGCMGGGGQPRSKHAYQASRLERQQGLYTIDKDAPVRQSHNNPLIRKLYDEYLEKPLGHKSHHLLHTTYSDRKRLVKHTMKEIWQEIEDRT; from the coding sequence ATGATCGGATCTATTAATGGCAAAAAGGTTGAATTCCAGGAGAATGAGACCGTTTTAAGTGTGGCAAAGCGGAATGGCCACTTTATTCCCACCCTCTGCGAAATGGCCGATATCAACCATGCGCCCGGCACCTGCCGTGTCTGTCTGGTGGATATGAAGCGCAAAAACGACCCCGAACACCATATTGTCACCTCCTGCACCACGCCCATGGAGGAGGGCATGACGATTCTGACCCGGACCCCGAAAGTCCGTGAGATGCAGCGCTTGCAGGTGGAACTGCTGCTGGCGGACCACAATCAGGACTGCGCAAGCTGTATCCGCCACGGCAACTGCGAGCTTCAGGATGTGGCCCAGTTTGTCGGCCTTCAGCAGACCCGGTATCACTATCCCCATTTCTATCTGCAAAGAACCCGCGATGAATCCTCCCCGGCTGTGGTGCGGGACATGAGCAAGTGCATCCGCTGCTTCCGGTGCGTCAATGTCTGCCGGGAGATTCAGGGGGTGGACGCCCTGGTCATCACCGAAAAGGGGCTGGGAACGGAGATCAGCGTCCGGGATCACCTGCCGCTGGGGGAATCCGACTGCGTGGGCTGCGGCCAGTGTATTCTGGTCTGTCCGGTGGGGGCGCTGGCGGAAAAAAACGACATCGAAGAGGTCATGGATTACCTGTATGACCCTGAACTGGTAACGGTGTTTCAGTTTGCCCCGGCCATCCGCACTGCCGTGGGCGAGGAGTTCGGCATTTCTGCCGGGACGAACGTGGAAGGCCAGATCATCACCGCCCTGAAAAAACTGGGCGCGGATGTGGTGCTGGATACCAACTTCACCGCCGACCTGGTGATTATGGAGGAGGGCAGTGAGCTGCTCAAACGGGTGAAGGATAGCGATCCCCTGCCCATGTTCACCTCATGCTGTCCGGCATGGGTCAGTTATGTGGAGAAGAATTATCCGGAGATGAAGGAGCATGTCTCCACAACCAAGTCTCCCCAGCAGTGCTTCGGGGCCATTGCCAAAACCTATCTGGCCGAGAAGATGGATATTGACGCCCAGAAGATGCGGGTGGTCTCCATTATGCCCTGCACGGCCAAGAAGGGTGAGGCCAAACGGCCCGAATTTACGCGGGACGGCAGGCCGGAAGTGGATGTGGTGCTGACCACCCGTGAATTTGCCCGCCTGATGAACCGGGAGGGCATTCAGTTGGCAGACCTTGAGCCGTCCGACTTTGATAACCAGTGGATGGGGGATTACTCCGGTGCGGCTGTGATCTTCGGCACCACCGGCGGCGTGATGGAGGCCGCCATCCGCACGGTTCACAAGGTGGTAACGGGCGCAGAGCTGGCACAGGTGGAATTCGCGGCCGTCCGGGGGCTGGAAAATATCCGTGAGGCCGAGGTGGATCTGGGCAAAGGCATTGGTCCGGTGAAGCTGGCTGTGGCCCATACGCTCAAGGCGGCTGGGCAGCTGATGGAGGCCGTTAAATCCGGTGAGGCCGACTACCAGTTTGTCGAGGTGATGGCCTGTCCGGGCGGCTGCATGGGCGGCGGCGGACAGCCCAGAAGCAAGCACGCCTATCAGGCATCCCGTCTGGAGCGCCAGCAGGGTCTCTATACCATTGATAAAGACGCGCCGGTTCGCCAGTCTCACAACAACCCGCTGATCCGGAAGCTCTACGATGAATATCTGGAAAAGCCCCTGGGTCACAAATCCCACCATCTGCTGCACACCACTTACAGTGACCGCAAGCGGCTGGTGAAACACACCATGAAGGAGATCTGGCAGGAGATCGAAGACAGAACCTGA